Proteins encoded in a region of the Selenomonadales bacterium genome:
- a CDS encoding Gx transporter family protein, with the protein MQANRMVRLALLVAGAAALHAVEGAMPNPLIVTLGPGAKLGLANVVTVAVVMRYGLRDALVVAVLRALLGSLLGGTFLTLGFFLSLSGAVVSAAGMGLAYLIFGSRLSAVGLSLLGALLHNLAQLTVASLLARHFGLFVHLPYLMLMAIPTGYFVGVIGALLGRYLAQSNMRKGGPREV; encoded by the coding sequence ATGCAGGCAAACAGGATGGTGCGCTTGGCGTTACTTGTGGCAGGAGCTGCGGCGCTGCACGCGGTAGAAGGCGCGATGCCAAATCCCCTAATTGTCACGCTAGGACCAGGTGCCAAGCTGGGATTAGCGAACGTAGTAACGGTAGCAGTAGTTATGCGCTACGGCTTGCGCGACGCACTGGTAGTAGCGGTTTTGCGTGCGCTACTGGGCAGCCTGCTCGGTGGCACTTTTCTCACTTTGGGTTTCTTCCTGAGCCTAAGCGGTGCGGTAGTCAGCGCAGCCGGAATGGGGCTTGCTTATCTGATTTTTGGTAGTCGGCTCAGCGCGGTAGGACTTAGTCTGCTTGGAGCGCTTCTCCACAACCTCGCTCAGCTGACAGTCGCGTCGCTTTTGGCGCGTCATTTCGGTCTCTTTGTGCACCTGCCTTACCTGATGTTGATGGCGATTCCCACCGGGTATTTTGTAGGTGTAATAGGTGCACTGTTAGGTCGCTATCTTGCCCAAAGTAACATGCGAAAGGGTGGGCCGCGTGAAGTCTAA
- the mreD gene encoding rod shape-determining protein MreD, with protein MSRATLILGVLTGACVILHGALMPSLALFGGRLNLLVALVAGTALHYGTTTGMTIGLAAGLLADALFAGAFGLTAIPLVVIGYLAGQVERQFFRDELLVTVAVGFISIVGFELLVLLLSRHAFGVWWGGAFYRAFVPTVLVNGAFMPVLIFWLFRILPRRKREVI; from the coding sequence GTGAGCCGCGCCACGCTAATACTAGGCGTCCTTACCGGAGCCTGCGTCATCTTGCATGGCGCCCTTATGCCGAGCTTAGCCCTCTTTGGCGGCAGGCTTAATCTATTGGTAGCTTTAGTCGCCGGGACTGCACTGCATTACGGGACGACCACCGGCATGACTATCGGTCTTGCGGCGGGTCTTTTGGCCGATGCGCTTTTCGCAGGTGCCTTCGGGCTTACGGCAATTCCGTTAGTGGTTATCGGCTACCTGGCAGGTCAAGTAGAAAGGCAGTTTTTCCGCGACGAGCTGCTAGTTACGGTCGCGGTAGGCTTCATCTCGATAGTGGGGTTCGAGCTCCTCGTTCTTCTGTTGTCCCGCCATGCGTTTGGAGTTTGGTGGGGCGGCGCGTTTTACCGCGCCTTTGTCCCGACGGTGTTAGTGAACGGAGCGTTTATGCCTGTTCTTATCTTCTGGCTTTTTAGGATTTTACCGCGCCGCAAGCGTGAGGTGATCTAG
- the radC gene encoding DNA repair protein RadC: MSNAELLAILMGTSGQRGESVLELAGKVLAKAGDISSLTRLTSDELCEIKGIGPAKAVQILAMVELSRRLSVQGAPPRSIRSPEDVRSLLLERLRHEEREHFFTVLLNTKNHCLGIEEVSVGSLNSSIVHPREVFRAAIKRSAAALIIAHNHPSGDCTPSREDMEVTRRLTEAGRLLGIDVLDHVIFGDGVILSFKEKGLM; the protein is encoded by the coding sequence ATGTCAAACGCCGAGCTGTTAGCTATCTTAATGGGTACGTCAGGTCAAAGAGGGGAAAGCGTACTCGAGCTTGCCGGCAAGGTGCTGGCAAAGGCGGGGGATATCAGCAGTCTCACACGGCTCACCAGTGATGAGCTCTGTGAAATAAAGGGTATCGGTCCCGCCAAAGCGGTGCAAATTTTGGCCATGGTCGAGCTGTCGCGGCGCTTATCTGTACAAGGCGCCCCGCCTCGCTCCATTCGTTCACCCGAGGATGTGCGAAGTCTCCTCTTGGAGCGGCTGCGCCATGAAGAGCGCGAGCATTTCTTTACCGTCTTGCTTAACACCAAGAATCACTGCCTCGGCATCGAGGAAGTCTCCGTCGGCAGCCTAAACTCCTCTATTGTGCACCCGCGAGAAGTCTTTCGCGCAGCCATCAAGCGTAGCGCCGCAGCTCTGATTATCGCCCACAATCACCCAAGCGGGGATTGCACGCCGTCGCGCGAGGACATGGAAGTGACGCGCCGCCTCACGGAAGCAGGTCGGTTGCTAGGCATCGACGTCTTGGACCACGTTATTTTTGGCGACGGGGTTATACTAAGTTTTAAGGAAAAGGGCCTCATGTAA
- the maf gene encoding septum formation protein Maf, with protein MTIFLASASPRRLLLLRQIGVEPVVVSSSFVEGTELSGDPVACAREYAEMKALGALPLPSAGVCIAADTVVHLHGRLLGKPETPEHAAWMLGLLSGESHEVVTGVAVLRSAERCIVRHATTRVDFRALSPAEIRNYVATGEPLDKAGGYAIQGAAAVFVRGIAGCYSNVVGLPLSLLYEMLQELGVDLMGMGASR; from the coding sequence ATGACCATCTTCTTGGCCTCCGCTTCACCTAGGCGGCTTCTACTGCTTAGGCAAATCGGCGTAGAGCCTGTTGTCGTGTCATCCTCGTTTGTCGAGGGCACAGAGTTGTCTGGCGACCCCGTAGCTTGCGCGCGTGAGTATGCCGAAATGAAGGCGTTAGGGGCCTTGCCACTGCCTAGCGCGGGCGTCTGCATCGCTGCCGATACGGTCGTGCACCTGCACGGCCGCTTGCTTGGCAAGCCCGAAACGCCGGAGCATGCCGCTTGGATGCTAGGGCTCCTTTCCGGGGAGTCTCACGAAGTAGTAACGGGCGTCGCCGTCCTCCGGAGCGCCGAGCGTTGCATAGTGCGCCACGCCACTACACGTGTAGACTTTAGAGCGCTTTCGCCTGCTGAGATTCGCAACTATGTGGCCACCGGCGAGCCTCTAGACAAAGCCGGGGGCTACGCCATACAAGGCGCGGCGGCAGTGTTTGTGCGCGGCATCGCCGGCTGCTACAGCAATGTTGTAGGGTTGCCGCTGTCGCTCCTCTACGAAATGCTACAGGAGCTCGGCGTTGACCTTATGGGAATGGGGGCGAGTAGGTGA
- a CDS encoding rod shape-determining protein, whose protein sequence is MNFLTRYFTRDMGIDLGTANTLVFVKGKGIVLREPSVVAIQRDNHEVLEVGDAAKAMIGRTPGHIIAVRPLRDGVIADFDVTQKMLKAFIKRALPGSSFLRPRVVVCVPAGVTEVEKRAVKDAALSAGAREAYTIEEPMAAAIGAGLPVTEPIGNMIVDIGGGTTEVAIISLGGIVTHKSIRVGGDEMDEAIVGYVKKHYNLLIGERTAEDVKIAIGSAYALPEEEMDVRGRDLVSGLPKTLKLTGTEVRQALAEPVRAIVEAVKATLERTPPELAADVFDRGIVLTGGGSLLRGLDKLIAEETSMPTVIADDPLTSVVQGAGRTFEHIDLLRRLDASPRRR, encoded by the coding sequence ATGAACTTTCTTACTCGCTACTTTACCCGCGACATGGGCATTGACCTCGGCACGGCAAACACCTTGGTCTTTGTTAAGGGTAAGGGCATCGTGCTGCGGGAACCGTCCGTAGTAGCCATCCAGCGCGACAACCACGAAGTGCTGGAAGTCGGCGACGCAGCGAAGGCTATGATTGGCCGTACCCCCGGGCACATAATCGCCGTCCGCCCCTTGCGCGACGGAGTGATTGCCGACTTTGACGTAACACAAAAAATGCTTAAGGCCTTCATCAAACGCGCTTTGCCGGGCTCAAGTTTCCTGCGTCCGCGCGTGGTAGTGTGCGTGCCGGCGGGCGTGACTGAGGTTGAGAAGAGGGCGGTGAAAGACGCGGCGCTCTCGGCCGGAGCGCGTGAGGCCTACACGATTGAAGAGCCCATGGCCGCGGCTATCGGGGCGGGGCTGCCGGTGACGGAGCCGATTGGCAACATGATTGTCGATATCGGCGGCGGAACCACGGAAGTTGCTATTATCAGCCTCGGTGGCATTGTGACGCACAAGTCTATCCGCGTCGGCGGCGACGAAATGGACGAAGCCATTGTTGGTTATGTCAAGAAACATTATAATTTACTTATCGGTGAACGCACTGCCGAGGATGTCAAGATTGCCATCGGCTCAGCTTACGCTCTGCCGGAAGAAGAAATGGACGTGCGCGGCCGCGACCTAGTCAGCGGTCTCCCAAAGACGCTTAAACTGACAGGCACCGAAGTGCGCCAAGCCTTAGCGGAGCCCGTGCGAGCGATAGTGGAAGCGGTTAAAGCAACGCTCGAGCGCACTCCGCCGGAGTTAGCGGCCGATGTCTTTGACCGCGGCATCGTTCTGACCGGCGGCGGCTCATTGTTGCGAGGCTTAGACAAGCTAATCGCAGAAGAGACAAGCATGCCGACGGTCATAGCGGACGACCCTTTGACATCGGTTGTACAGGGTGCCGGGCGCACCTTCGAACACATCGATTTGCTGCGCAGGTTAGACGCGTCGCCTAGGCGAAGATAG
- the mreC gene encoding rod shape-determining protein MreC: protein MGFLGRNRSFITLLLAVFVLLVLLSFSAREVVGVTWVERALHRVGAPISRAIAAVVSFGRETAESVRELGTLRRDNERLRRELAELDFKYQNLVEAKLELERVRALLGYREQQVALDLVMARVISRGITTWHHEVVIDRGLAHGLQAGDAVVTHRGAVGRIIEVFSMSARVLLITDPRSAVAAVVQNGRDGAIAEGDSAVLGMVRIARLPWDFPIAEGDLVLTSRLGDVFPRDHAFVIGVVSEIVVSADGLLKQARIEPAVDFGRLEEVLVVRRGQP, encoded by the coding sequence ATGGGGTTTTTAGGTAGAAATCGCTCCTTTATCACCTTGTTGCTTGCTGTGTTCGTGCTCCTAGTGCTGCTTAGCTTCTCGGCGAGGGAAGTAGTTGGCGTGACCTGGGTAGAGCGCGCACTTCACCGCGTAGGTGCTCCTATCTCCCGCGCCATCGCCGCCGTTGTGTCATTTGGTCGCGAAACGGCGGAATCTGTGCGGGAGCTAGGTACGCTGCGACGTGACAATGAGCGGTTACGCCGCGAGCTAGCGGAGCTCGACTTTAAGTATCAAAACTTGGTGGAAGCAAAGCTCGAACTAGAGCGAGTGCGGGCTTTACTCGGGTATCGCGAGCAACAGGTAGCGCTTGACCTTGTTATGGCGCGCGTCATCTCCCGCGGCATAACTACTTGGCACCACGAAGTAGTTATTGACCGCGGGTTGGCGCATGGTTTGCAGGCGGGTGACGCAGTAGTCACCCACCGCGGAGCCGTGGGACGAATAATCGAGGTCTTTAGCATGTCTGCGCGGGTGCTGCTAATCACTGACCCGCGGAGTGCGGTAGCCGCAGTAGTGCAAAACGGGCGAGACGGTGCCATAGCAGAAGGGGACAGCGCTGTGTTGGGCATGGTTAGAATTGCCCGCTTACCGTGGGACTTTCCTATTGCTGAGGGCGACCTAGTGCTCACCAGCCGGTTAGGCGACGTGTTTCCCCGTGACCATGCTTTCGTCATCGGCGTGGTGAGCGAAATTGTCGTCAGCGCCGACGGTCTGCTAAAGCAAGCCCGCATTGAACCGGCGGTAGACTTTGGCCGGCTAGAGGAAGTACTCGTAGTGCGGCGAGGGCAGCCGTGA